One region of Bdellovibrio bacteriovorus genomic DNA includes:
- a CDS encoding baeRF3 domain-containing protein — MLEPLTHEDLLKLTSVQEGPCISIYIPSLPEPALQEEYDALVKRASYLLSLDEDNREAHSHIMDALFNFNPSEYASGSTQGVAIFVNKHWHGYFLVPHDLPEKVVVAESFHLKPLIEDLQRDHTYHLLVLGVEEAVLLFSQGGKASEIHTFLMHHGSHSNSIHWKHLDENEAIQIPHLKTQSRGRGASDSQFKKKTATKLFLRWIEAKINKEDGYKTLPLFVFTSELLFPVYKEITSHPSPRMCQLDIRKGIPHHDSLIHRVENLLNQDISHHRQISASDMDIQKMKNKIIDDLVKISRAALHGEVKTLFLRDKSEIWGQLDRNSGQITVHPKQINAKDDDVLDDIACEVIRQGGEVIVLNPKDMPSTSPAAAILN, encoded by the coding sequence ATGCTTGAACCATTGACTCATGAAGACCTGCTGAAACTGACCTCAGTACAAGAAGGCCCCTGCATCTCTATTTATATTCCCTCTCTGCCTGAGCCGGCCCTTCAAGAAGAGTATGACGCCTTGGTTAAACGAGCTTCTTATTTACTTTCACTGGATGAAGACAATCGAGAAGCCCATAGCCACATCATGGACGCTCTGTTTAATTTTAATCCCAGCGAGTATGCCTCGGGCTCCACTCAAGGCGTGGCCATCTTTGTTAATAAACATTGGCACGGATACTTCCTGGTGCCGCACGATTTGCCAGAAAAGGTCGTGGTGGCGGAAAGCTTTCACTTAAAACCCCTGATCGAAGATCTGCAACGAGATCATACGTATCATCTTTTGGTTTTAGGAGTGGAAGAGGCCGTGCTTCTATTTTCTCAAGGGGGAAAAGCTTCTGAAATTCACACCTTTTTGATGCATCATGGATCGCACAGCAACAGCATTCACTGGAAGCACCTGGATGAAAATGAAGCTATCCAAATTCCGCACTTAAAAACCCAAAGTCGTGGACGGGGTGCTAGCGATTCGCAATTTAAGAAAAAAACGGCGACAAAATTATTTTTGCGCTGGATTGAAGCTAAAATTAATAAAGAAGATGGCTATAAAACTTTGCCGTTGTTTGTATTTACCAGCGAACTGCTGTTTCCAGTTTATAAAGAGATCACTTCGCACCCTTCACCCCGTATGTGCCAGCTAGATATTCGTAAAGGCATTCCCCACCACGATTCACTGATTCACCGGGTAGAAAACCTTTTGAACCAAGATATCTCGCATCACCGTCAAATTTCCGCGAGTGATATGGACATCCAAAAAATGAAAAACAAGATTATTGACGACTTGGTCAAAATTTCGCGCGCGGCCTTGCATGGCGAAGTCAAAACTCTGTTCCTAAGAGACAAGAGCGAAATCTGGGGACAGCTGGATCGCAACAGCGGTCAGATCACCGTTCACCCCAAGCAGATCAATGCCAAGGATGATGATGTACTGGATGATATTGCTTGTGAAGTGATTCGCCAGGGGGGCGAAGTCATCGTGCTGAATCCAAAGGACATGCCTTCGACTTCGCCAGCGGCGGCTATTTTAAATTAA
- a CDS encoding Ppx/GppA phosphatase family protein has product MKLHSLALVLVVYFSIPSFAKQCLENRGAMDFGSGTTKVLAVRVDVCQKKILKVLFEDRLAISFNEAFEKSADHKIPEKFWQEALPRIQVSVDKLRAQEIKKIDAVATAVFRNAKNGQEVIAQMAKALGIPIQIISQDQEAELGFWSVLAFKSWSPQEASMVVWDIGGGSMQMFSWNKGHPQIFRGHLASVSFKNEILKVLQFKNPQEVSSPNPIGHNREAAIQLAKNHAVLNVPPFFKNLKPETKWMGIGGVLSMSIQKQVQRNSTQFTAEELAQTLKDRAVLSDTQIEGDYKISEVSNLALVLGYMQALHIPSVETVPAALGQGLVYKKLNLK; this is encoded by the coding sequence ATGAAGTTACATAGCCTGGCCTTAGTTTTAGTAGTTTATTTTTCAATCCCCAGTTTTGCGAAGCAATGCCTTGAAAATCGGGGAGCGATGGATTTTGGTTCTGGCACCACCAAAGTTTTGGCGGTCCGTGTAGACGTATGCCAAAAAAAGATTTTAAAGGTTCTTTTTGAAGATCGCTTGGCGATCTCGTTTAATGAAGCTTTTGAAAAGTCCGCGGATCATAAAATTCCTGAAAAATTTTGGCAGGAAGCCTTGCCACGTATTCAAGTTTCCGTCGATAAATTGCGTGCTCAAGAAATAAAAAAGATCGATGCCGTGGCGACGGCTGTATTTCGTAACGCGAAAAATGGCCAAGAGGTCATTGCGCAAATGGCGAAAGCCTTAGGAATCCCCATTCAAATTATTTCTCAGGATCAAGAAGCCGAACTGGGTTTCTGGTCGGTGCTCGCATTTAAGTCTTGGTCCCCCCAAGAAGCCTCCATGGTGGTGTGGGATATCGGCGGAGGCTCGATGCAGATGTTTTCTTGGAACAAAGGACATCCCCAGATTTTCCGCGGCCACTTGGCCTCGGTCAGTTTTAAGAATGAAATCCTCAAAGTTTTACAGTTTAAAAACCCGCAAGAGGTTTCGTCTCCCAATCCGATTGGACACAACCGGGAAGCGGCTATTCAGCTTGCAAAAAATCACGCGGTTTTAAATGTGCCACCATTTTTTAAAAACTTAAAGCCCGAAACAAAGTGGATGGGAATTGGAGGCGTGCTTTCCATGTCGATCCAAAAACAAGTTCAAAGAAATTCCACGCAGTTTACCGCCGAAGAACTGGCGCAAACCCTCAAGGACCGGGCAGTTTTAAGTGATACGCAAATTGAAGGGGATTATAAGATCAGCGAAGTTTCAAATCTTGCTTTGGTCTTAGGATACATGCAAGCCTTGCACATTCCTTCCGTGGAAACGGTGCCCGCGGCCCTGGGGCAGGGCTTGGTGTACAAAAAGCTTAATTTAAAATAG
- the kefC gene encoding glutathione-regulated potassium-efflux system protein KefC, translating to MAHTVLFYIVSFLAAALVCVPLCKRLGFGSVLGYLVAGVLMGPFGFAVFDGVEDLMHMSEFGVVFLMFLIGLELEPKKLWEMRVSIFGLGTLQVLLVGFLVFLISYFLYSQTASVSVLVGMCMALSSTAMALQILNERRLLNTHSGRSAFSILLFQDIAVIAMIAILPLLAISEAVIAGESSSESWIHFAKVAGTLIVTIVGGRLLLRPLLRRIASLHLREIFTAFALFLVVGMSFIMQQLDISMALGAFMAGVLLADSEYRHALESDIEPFKGLLMGLFFMTVGMSIDFTQVLKRPLFFGGMVVILFATKIFAHILLGRLFKIPRRHVPFFAVVLSQVGEFAFVLLGAAAGLRIIDFETNQVLMALVALTMLMTPIVVILYDKVYVRYFDCANTSVDPDVVEPEDAPVIIAGFGRFGQIVGRLLYANRVKAVVMDYEPTQIELVRRFGFKVRYGDATRLDLLEAAGARTAQILVVAIDDADASIRLVDIAKENFPQLKIYVRARNMAHVYALMDRKVEVIERELFDSSLRLGASVLKGLGWPAYRSVQAANIFRDHNLQMIQDLYQRRDNQDEMVAKAKQARDDLEKMFMKENEYLNQSESWDSEHHEVT from the coding sequence ATGGCTCACACTGTTTTATTTTATATCGTGAGTTTTTTAGCGGCGGCCTTGGTTTGCGTGCCTCTGTGTAAACGTCTGGGGTTTGGGTCTGTCTTAGGATACCTGGTCGCCGGTGTGCTGATGGGTCCTTTTGGTTTTGCCGTTTTTGACGGGGTCGAAGACCTCATGCACATGTCTGAATTCGGCGTGGTGTTTTTGATGTTTTTAATTGGTTTAGAATTAGAGCCAAAAAAACTTTGGGAAATGCGCGTTTCGATTTTTGGCTTAGGCACACTGCAAGTTCTGTTAGTTGGTTTTTTAGTCTTTTTGATTTCTTATTTCCTTTACTCCCAAACGGCGTCGGTTTCGGTTTTAGTGGGAATGTGTATGGCTTTGTCCTCAACCGCCATGGCTTTGCAAATCTTAAATGAGCGCCGGCTGCTCAACACTCACTCTGGCAGATCGGCCTTTTCGATTTTACTTTTTCAAGATATTGCCGTGATCGCGATGATCGCCATTTTACCCTTGCTTGCAATCAGCGAAGCGGTGATAGCGGGGGAAAGTTCCTCGGAGAGCTGGATTCATTTTGCGAAAGTGGCCGGAACATTGATAGTCACCATCGTCGGCGGCAGACTTTTGTTACGTCCTTTATTACGCCGAATCGCATCGCTTCATTTAAGGGAGATCTTCACCGCATTTGCTTTGTTTTTAGTCGTGGGAATGTCTTTTATTATGCAGCAGCTGGACATCTCGATGGCGCTCGGGGCTTTTATGGCCGGCGTGCTTTTAGCAGACAGTGAATATCGCCATGCTTTAGAAAGCGATATCGAGCCCTTTAAGGGTCTTTTGATGGGCTTGTTTTTTATGACAGTGGGGATGAGTATTGATTTTACTCAAGTCCTAAAAAGACCCCTGTTTTTCGGGGGCATGGTCGTTATTCTTTTTGCGACGAAAATTTTTGCGCATATTTTGCTAGGCCGACTTTTTAAAATTCCTCGTCGTCACGTTCCATTTTTTGCGGTGGTCTTATCCCAAGTGGGAGAGTTTGCTTTCGTCTTATTAGGTGCGGCCGCCGGGCTTAGAATCATCGACTTTGAAACCAATCAAGTCTTAATGGCCTTGGTCGCTCTAACCATGTTGATGACGCCTATTGTGGTCATTCTTTATGACAAAGTTTATGTGCGTTATTTTGATTGCGCGAACACCAGCGTCGATCCGGATGTGGTGGAACCTGAAGATGCCCCGGTCATCATTGCGGGCTTTGGTCGCTTTGGTCAAATCGTGGGACGCCTTCTTTACGCCAATCGTGTAAAAGCCGTCGTTATGGATTATGAACCCACCCAAATTGAGCTTGTCAGACGTTTTGGCTTCAAGGTTCGGTACGGGGATGCCACGCGCTTGGATTTATTAGAAGCCGCAGGTGCCAGAACGGCGCAAATTTTAGTCGTGGCCATTGACGATGCGGACGCGAGCATCAGACTTGTGGATATCGCTAAAGAAAATTTCCCCCAGTTAAAGATCTATGTTCGCGCTAGAAATATGGCCCACGTCTATGCCTTGATGGATCGGAAAGTGGAAGTCATTGAGCGCGAACTTTTTGATTCTTCATTGCGTTTAGGGGCCTCGGTTTTAAAAGGGTTAGGCTGGCCAGCCTATCGCAGCGTTCAGGCCGCTAATATTTTCCGCGATCATAATTTACAGATGATCCAGGACCTGTATCAGCGTCGGGACAATCAAGATGAAATGGTGGCCAAAGCCAAGCAGGCGCGCGATGACTTAGAAAAAATGTTTATGAAAGAAAATGAATACCTAAACCAATCGGAATCCTGGGATAGCGAGCATCATGAAGTTACATAG
- a CDS encoding NAD(P)H-dependent oxidoreductase, whose translation MRKALVLFAHPFAQKSRVNRTIMETLKGFDNVQVHDLYEEYPYFHINVAREQALLQEHDLVVWQHPFYWFSMPPLMKLWCDEVLRKGFAFGPGGDKLKDKDFLVSITTGGLGDPDSLHEIEDAFFSPYQKTAEICGMNWLPPLILTQSTTASELAVRRHAESVRHFLLDYCVHEEEAKARALDKGTK comes from the coding sequence ATGAGAAAAGCGCTAGTTCTGTTCGCCCATCCCTTTGCCCAAAAATCTCGCGTCAATCGCACCATCATGGAAACCTTAAAAGGTTTTGATAATGTTCAAGTTCATGACTTGTATGAAGAATACCCTTACTTCCATATTAATGTGGCGCGTGAACAAGCTTTGCTGCAGGAGCATGATCTTGTTGTCTGGCAACATCCTTTTTATTGGTTCAGCATGCCTCCATTAATGAAGCTTTGGTGTGATGAAGTTCTGCGCAAAGGTTTTGCCTTCGGACCCGGCGGTGACAAATTAAAAGATAAAGATTTCTTGGTATCGATAACCACCGGGGGATTGGGCGATCCCGATTCTTTGCATGAAATTGAAGATGCCTTTTTTTCGCCGTACCAAAAGACCGCCGAAATTTGCGGTATGAATTGGCTGCCGCCCTTGATCTTAACTCAGTCCACGACGGCTTCGGAGTTGGCCGTGCGTCGGCATGCGGAATCGGTGCGACATTTCTTATTAGACTATTGCGTCCACGAAGAAGAGGCAAAGGCACGAGCTTTAGATAAGGGAACTAAATAA
- a CDS encoding DUF883 family protein, with translation METTSNEFKKELGNIKDNVRQGANSIRQNVEQQIENSNWQERYEELRKRAGEAVEASEDFVKEHPYYTLLGAAAVGFLAGMILRRK, from the coding sequence ATGGAAACTACGTCAAATGAGTTCAAAAAAGAATTGGGCAACATCAAAGACAACGTTCGTCAAGGTGCTAACAGCATCCGCCAAAATGTTGAGCAACAAATCGAAAACTCAAACTGGCAAGAGCGTTACGAAGAACTTCGCAAGCGCGCAGGCGAAGCCGTTGAAGCTTCTGAAGACTTCGTAAAAGAACATCCTTATTACACTCTTCTTGGCGCGGCGGCAGTAGGCTTCCTAGCTGGAATGATTCTTCGTCGTAAATAG
- a CDS encoding sigma-54 interaction domain-containing protein, translated as MNGNEDRIIAHSPHFISILEKARKVAASSANVLITGESGTGKELIARYIHEKSARDKEKFIPINCSAIPEHLLEAELFGHSKGAFTGASSSKPGLFEEAHGGTLFLDEIGDMDLHLQSKLLRVIQEKKVKRVGENHYRPLDIRILAATHNDLNSDVQNKKFREDLFFRLNVVPLEIPPLRERTEDIQPLAQYFLQKYSARHHSHELRFGPEVFDFLRAQAWVGNVRELENSIERAVVLCDEPEISVDHIQGGSRKNALMMTGWSSLFDRVREKEGRLLSLEEFSRHYIEYALHVNKGAREKTAKDLGIDRKTLYRRTQSTDSTELVDRP; from the coding sequence GTGAATGGAAATGAAGACCGTATTATCGCTCACAGTCCCCATTTTATCTCAATTTTAGAGAAAGCCCGCAAAGTCGCTGCGAGTTCCGCCAATGTTTTGATCACGGGAGAAAGTGGCACAGGGAAAGAATTGATCGCGCGCTATATTCATGAAAAAAGCGCGCGTGACAAAGAGAAGTTTATTCCTATTAATTGTTCCGCCATCCCTGAACATCTTTTAGAAGCAGAACTTTTTGGTCATTCCAAAGGTGCCTTCACGGGAGCGAGCAGCTCAAAGCCCGGGTTGTTTGAGGAAGCTCACGGGGGGACTTTATTTTTAGATGAAATCGGGGATATGGATTTGCACCTGCAATCGAAGTTGTTGCGCGTGATTCAGGAAAAAAAGGTGAAGCGTGTCGGAGAAAATCATTATCGTCCGTTAGATATTCGAATCTTGGCTGCGACTCATAATGATCTGAATTCGGATGTGCAAAATAAAAAATTCCGCGAAGATTTGTTTTTTCGTTTAAATGTCGTGCCTTTAGAAATTCCACCTTTGCGCGAAAGAACTGAAGACATACAACCTTTAGCGCAATATTTTTTACAGAAGTATTCAGCCAGACATCATTCCCACGAATTGCGTTTTGGGCCTGAGGTATTTGATTTTCTAAGAGCTCAAGCGTGGGTCGGGAATGTGCGGGAATTGGAAAATAGCATTGAACGGGCCGTAGTTCTTTGTGACGAGCCTGAAATTTCCGTCGACCACATCCAAGGGGGATCTAGAAAAAATGCTTTAATGATGACCGGATGGAGTTCTTTGTTTGATCGAGTGCGGGAAAAAGAGGGACGACTTTTGTCGTTAGAAGAATTTTCGCGGCATTATATTGAATACGCTTTACATGTAAATAAAGGGGCGCGCGAAAAAACAGCAAAAGATCTGGGTATAGATCGTAAAACGCTGTATCGTCGCACGCAATCAACCGATTCCACAGAATTAGTGGATCGGCCCTGA
- a CDS encoding type 1 glutamine amidotransferase domain-containing protein — protein sequence MDKPKNQVLFVLTSSDRLGGSGHKTGAYLSEITHPYDEFMRAGYEVTMISPQGGKVPLDGVKMDDPINATWMNDTDFALQLETTQTPWQVQPRDFAAVFFVGGHGAMYDLPDHLHLRELVSEIYENQGVIAAVCHGAAGLVNLRLPDGPFLVQGHEVTCFSNEEEETVGMESVVPFLLEDKLKEQGARVTTAPKFTCNVIKSGRLITGQNPASAAAVARAVIETLRYMEDGRWVPDEDWCDWQQHNNELRGLL from the coding sequence ATGGATAAGCCGAAGAATCAAGTTCTATTTGTTTTAACCAGCAGTGATCGCCTAGGCGGTTCTGGTCACAAAACGGGAGCTTATCTGTCAGAAATCACCCATCCATATGATGAGTTCATGCGCGCAGGCTATGAAGTGACTATGATCAGCCCTCAAGGAGGTAAGGTGCCGTTAGATGGTGTGAAAATGGATGATCCCATTAACGCCACCTGGATGAATGACACCGATTTTGCTTTACAGCTAGAAACCACCCAAACCCCTTGGCAAGTGCAGCCACGAGATTTTGCGGCGGTCTTTTTCGTTGGCGGCCATGGAGCGATGTACGATCTTCCAGATCATTTGCATCTGCGTGAGTTGGTTTCGGAGATTTATGAAAACCAAGGTGTGATAGCCGCCGTTTGTCATGGTGCTGCCGGATTGGTGAACTTACGTTTACCCGACGGTCCATTCTTAGTACAGGGTCACGAGGTGACATGCTTTTCCAATGAAGAAGAAGAAACCGTCGGCATGGAAAGTGTCGTGCCCTTTCTTTTAGAAGATAAACTCAAAGAGCAAGGGGCCCGAGTCACCACGGCTCCGAAATTTACCTGCAACGTGATAAAAAGTGGTCGTTTGATCACCGGCCAAAACCCCGCCTCGGCGGCGGCCGTGGCGCGGGCGGTGATTGAAACGCTTCGTTATATGGAAGACGGGCGGTGGGTTCCGGATGAGGATTGGTGTGATTGGCAGCAACACAATAACGAGCTTCGAGGTTTGTTGTGA
- a CDS encoding murein L,D-transpeptidase catalytic domain family protein, translating into MKMTMLSWCASFMFLVPTLAQAAGSAPPKNSAAKYDYVDPQNLVPKKALTRALDYFDKYRDKLGNDDYITVIDFTQSSSSKRMYVVDMRTGAVTRYLVAHGNGSDPAHTGYAKKFSNTSGSNMSSLGMYVTGGEYDGKHGRSMRLVGLESTNNNALDRAIVVHGAWYVDPQYKPLGRSQGCPAVEDKYINTLVTQLKGGSVYYIWAGQ; encoded by the coding sequence ATGAAAATGACTATGCTCTCTTGGTGCGCCAGCTTCATGTTCCTGGTCCCGACCTTGGCACAGGCCGCGGGCTCTGCTCCTCCGAAAAACAGCGCCGCAAAATATGATTACGTCGATCCTCAAAATCTCGTTCCTAAAAAAGCACTGACACGTGCGCTGGATTATTTTGACAAGTACCGCGATAAGCTCGGTAACGACGACTACATCACAGTGATCGACTTCACCCAAAGTTCGAGCAGCAAGCGGATGTATGTGGTGGATATGCGAACCGGGGCGGTCACGCGCTATTTAGTCGCTCACGGCAATGGTTCAGATCCGGCGCACACCGGTTATGCGAAAAAATTCTCTAATACCTCAGGTTCGAATATGTCTTCATTAGGTATGTACGTGACTGGTGGCGAATACGATGGTAAACACGGTCGCTCGATGCGCTTGGTGGGTTTAGAGAGTACAAACAACAATGCCCTAGACCGCGCGATTGTGGTGCATGGAGCTTGGTATGTAGATCCTCAGTATAAACCCCTGGGCCGCAGTCAAGGTTGTCCCGCTGTGGAAGACAAGTATATCAATACTCTGGTGACACAGCTTAAAGGCGGCAGCGTTTATTATATTTGGGCCGGGCAATAA
- a CDS encoding pseudouridine synthase, producing the protein MQILFRDEHFVAVNKPAGFHVHPPEDSTYPVPRDKILLYQVRRLMKQHVFPVHRLDVGTSGVLLFALSSEAAGKMNKLFTERRTEKTYHAVVRGYVPEAGTIELPLELDSTGDLVDAKTTYRRLNKMELPVAVGKKFPTARYSWVEVTPHTGRFHQIRRHFNRISHPLLGDAAHGDSHHNQFFRNQLGIAGLCLKALRLSFTHPFSEEGLTIEAPECEKWNKIQELFANPQVPPVKS; encoded by the coding sequence ATGCAGATACTTTTTCGAGATGAACATTTTGTCGCCGTCAATAAACCGGCAGGATTTCATGTTCATCCTCCTGAAGACTCCACCTATCCTGTTCCTCGCGATAAGATTCTTCTTTATCAAGTTCGCCGTTTAATGAAACAACATGTCTTCCCCGTTCACCGCTTGGATGTCGGCACCAGTGGTGTTTTGCTTTTTGCATTGTCTTCGGAAGCGGCCGGCAAAATGAACAAACTTTTCACCGAAAGACGGACTGAAAAAACCTATCATGCGGTCGTGCGTGGATATGTGCCCGAGGCAGGAACCATTGAACTGCCCTTAGAGTTAGACTCTACCGGAGATCTGGTTGACGCGAAAACCACCTATCGTCGCTTGAATAAGATGGAGTTGCCTGTCGCGGTCGGGAAAAAATTTCCCACGGCACGCTATTCATGGGTGGAGGTCACCCCCCACACCGGGCGCTTTCATCAGATTCGCCGACACTTTAATCGCATCTCGCATCCGCTGTTAGGAGATGCCGCTCATGGCGATTCTCATCACAATCAATTCTTTAGAAACCAGTTAGGAATCGCGGGGTTGTGCTTAAAAGCGTTGCGCTTAAGCTTTACTCACCCCTTCTCTGAAGAGGGGCTCACTATCGAGGCCCCAGAGTGTGAGAAATGGAATAAAATTCAAGAGCTCTTTGCCAACCCCCAAGTGCCTCCCGTAAAAAGCTAA
- a CDS encoding M1 family metallopeptidase: MSKAQALHKLMLVVGLLFAILVAFQSHAAAPVLHTMHVDLSPGLKMIKGLDVVSFPPGSPRKLTFILHKDLRVNVLSKDDSLTIVNRATGKESYSEYGLQLGNSDNKVTLEFSGIIYDPVIDNESRGLISKEGVALFEETHWYPSFLGQQKTYDLSISLPADWRALTQGQLVSSAINKDKREQRFTSIYPQEDITLVAGAFHVYEINPPGAPKVEVYLKQADPTLAQSFLSLVPGYIAHYSQEIAAYPYSNFAVVENFWETGYGLPGFTLLGPTVIRLPFILNSSLPHEVLHNWWGNSVFVDYDKGNWSEGLTTYMADHWQQELNGQDATHRLKTLITYADFVGQNPANDFPVRQFRGRHNASSQAVGYGKTMMIFRMLELQFGKDLFKKALQDFYKENLFKKASFEDIQASFEKVTGQNLSAFFYQWLDRKGALELALGDVKVSALADNTFTTTFGLLQNQTLAYDFIVPLVWTLSSGEEVRQIARLTDKVQFFSFSSQVAPVRVAVDPHYDLFRKLYLEERPATLSSVLGSKDVHFYLNTKDAGSDAFVKKWSESIEGVKTSHDMVGSFNPIETGSLVLVGDRPEFREFMKEQLAGQKWAMSENGYQIFGESYLWNETSTVIIARRKHNPQQTIVWVRWHNGNDPAEWAGRLTHYGTFGVLIFKGRPNVLKTTWPVTSSPLIRAL; encoded by the coding sequence ATGTCTAAGGCACAAGCACTGCATAAGCTGATGTTGGTGGTAGGTCTTCTTTTTGCGATTTTAGTGGCGTTTCAATCACACGCGGCCGCTCCCGTATTACACACTATGCACGTGGATCTTTCACCGGGCTTGAAAATGATCAAGGGCCTGGATGTTGTGTCTTTTCCTCCGGGCTCTCCGCGCAAGCTGACTTTCATTTTACATAAAGACCTTCGCGTGAATGTTCTGAGCAAAGATGATTCGTTGACAATCGTAAACCGCGCCACAGGTAAAGAGTCTTATTCGGAATACGGTTTGCAACTCGGAAATTCCGACAATAAAGTGACCTTGGAGTTTTCGGGAATCATCTATGATCCCGTCATCGACAATGAGTCGCGCGGCTTAATTTCTAAAGAAGGCGTCGCCCTTTTTGAAGAAACCCATTGGTATCCTTCCTTTTTGGGCCAACAAAAAACTTACGACCTAAGCATTTCTCTTCCCGCAGACTGGCGAGCGTTAACACAGGGACAGCTCGTCAGTTCTGCGATAAATAAAGATAAACGTGAACAACGCTTCACCTCGATTTATCCACAAGAAGATATCACCTTGGTGGCCGGAGCTTTTCACGTTTATGAAATAAACCCTCCCGGCGCACCGAAAGTCGAAGTTTACTTAAAACAAGCCGATCCCACGCTAGCCCAAAGTTTTCTGTCTTTAGTGCCCGGATATATCGCCCACTACTCTCAAGAAATCGCCGCATACCCTTATTCCAATTTTGCCGTGGTTGAAAACTTTTGGGAGACTGGTTACGGACTTCCGGGATTTACGCTTTTAGGACCGACGGTGATTCGTTTGCCGTTTATTTTAAATTCTTCTTTGCCGCACGAAGTTTTACATAACTGGTGGGGTAACAGTGTTTTTGTCGATTACGATAAAGGCAATTGGTCGGAAGGTTTAACGACCTACATGGCCGATCACTGGCAGCAAGAGTTGAACGGTCAGGATGCTACTCACCGCTTAAAGACCTTGATCACTTATGCTGATTTCGTGGGGCAAAATCCGGCTAACGATTTCCCCGTTCGTCAGTTCCGCGGTCGTCACAATGCGAGCTCCCAAGCCGTAGGCTACGGAAAAACCATGATGATTTTCCGTATGCTCGAACTTCAGTTCGGTAAAGATCTTTTCAAAAAAGCCCTGCAAGATTTTTATAAAGAAAACCTATTCAAAAAAGCCTCTTTTGAAGACATTCAAGCAAGCTTTGAAAAGGTCACCGGACAAAATCTTTCGGCTTTCTTTTATCAGTGGCTGGATCGCAAAGGAGCTTTAGAGTTGGCTTTAGGTGACGTGAAAGTCAGCGCACTGGCTGACAACACCTTCACGACCACCTTTGGTCTTTTACAAAATCAAACCTTGGCCTATGACTTTATCGTTCCGCTGGTGTGGACATTGTCTTCGGGAGAAGAAGTTCGGCAAATCGCACGCCTGACTGACAAGGTTCAGTTTTTTTCTTTTTCTTCTCAGGTCGCCCCGGTGCGAGTGGCGGTGGATCCGCACTATGATCTTTTCCGCAAACTTTATTTGGAAGAACGCCCGGCCACTTTATCGTCGGTTTTAGGCAGCAAGGACGTGCATTTTTATTTAAACACCAAAGATGCGGGATCTGATGCGTTTGTAAAAAAATGGAGTGAGTCCATTGAAGGCGTTAAAACTTCTCACGATATGGTGGGAAGTTTTAATCCCATTGAAACAGGATCTTTAGTTCTGGTAGGTGATCGCCCCGAATTCCGGGAGTTTATGAAAGAACAATTGGCGGGACAAAAATGGGCGATGTCAGAAAACGGATATCAGATTTTCGGTGAGTCTTACTTGTGGAATGAAACTAGCACCGTGATCATTGCTCGTCGTAAACATAATCCCCAGCAAACAATCGTCTGGGTGCGCTGGCATAACGGTAACGACCCTGCCGAATGGGCGGGGCGCCTCACTCACTATGGAACTTTTGGGGTTTTGATCTTTAAAGGTCGCCCCAATGTTTTGAAAACGACCTGGCCGGTGACAAGCTCGCCCTTGATTCGCGCGCTTTAA
- a CDS encoding ferritin-like domain-containing protein yields MVEAKNEKIVALLNEIMEMEASGVIRYLHYALMVKGPNRIPIVKWFHDQANEGYQHASQIGEKITSYGGHPTLRVAPVPETKTHKVLDILKESLDFEQAALNKYKELLKIVGDDVALEEMIRSMIRLETEHAEEVVKMLDVN; encoded by the coding sequence ATGGTTGAAGCTAAAAATGAAAAGATTGTCGCCCTATTAAACGAGATCATGGAGATGGAAGCCTCTGGTGTGATCCGTTACCTTCACTATGCTTTGATGGTGAAAGGTCCGAACCGCATTCCCATCGTTAAATGGTTTCATGACCAAGCGAACGAGGGCTATCAACATGCGTCGCAAATCGGCGAAAAGATCACGTCTTATGGTGGGCACCCCACATTACGAGTAGCGCCCGTTCCGGAAACGAAAACTCACAAAGTTTTAGACATCCTGAAAGAGAGCTTGGATTTCGAACAAGCGGCTTTAAATAAATATAAAGAACTTTTAAAAATCGTCGGCGACGACGTGGCCTTAGAGGAAATGATTCGTTCGATGATCCGTTTAGAAACGGAACATGCCGAAGAAGTCGTTAAGATGTTGGATGTAAACTAA